The genomic DNA GCGCCGAAGTGTTCGATTTCCCGGTGCAGTACTACGCCTCGCCCGCGGTGATCGTGGTTAACGCCAAGGATGACCGTGTCCACGGCGCCAAGGACTTGAGCGGCAAGAAGGTCGGCCTCACCAGCGCCTCCAGCTACGAGAGTTACCTGAACAAGAACCTGGTGATCGAAGGCGCCGAGGATACCCAACTGAGCTATCCGTTCGAGGACGTGCAGATCGCTCCGTACGACACTGACAACGTGGCGTTCCAGGACTTGGGCCTGGGCGCCGGGGTGCGCCTGGACGCGGTACTGACCAACCTGGTAACCGCGCAGCCGCGCCTGACCGAAGACAAGCGCTTCAAACTGGCCGGCGAGTCGCTCTACTCCGAACCGAACTCGGTGGCCATCGAAAAGGGCGATGCGCAGTGGGACAGCAAGGTGCGTGAAGTCTTTGCGCAGTTGAAACAGGACGGCACCTTGAGCAAACTCTCGCAGAAATGGATCGGCGCCGACATCACCCAATGACTTCT from Pseudomonas beijingensis includes the following:
- a CDS encoding ABC transporter substrate-binding protein; this encodes MKLPPLLALGLTLLTAASQAFAGATLDRIEQKKELVGVLMESYPPFSFLNDQNQLDGFDVDVAKAVAQKLGVKLRLETPSWDVIAAGHWSGRYDICICSMTPSKARAEVFDFPVQYYASPAVIVVNAKDDRVHGAKDLSGKKVGLTSASSYESYLNKNLVIEGAEDTQLSYPFEDVQIAPYDTDNVAFQDLGLGAGVRLDAVLTNLVTAQPRLTEDKRFKLAGESLYSEPNSVAIEKGDAQWDSKVREVFAQLKQDGTLSKLSQKWIGADITQ